A window of Nerophis ophidion isolate RoL-2023_Sa linkage group LG17, RoL_Noph_v1.0, whole genome shotgun sequence contains these coding sequences:
- the pbdc1 gene encoding protein PBDC1 isoform X1, translating into MASSNGLASLGADGAVAPAHALSLSADAYENDGQLELMWAMKAYNHAEVYFNLISSVDPKFLKLTKMDDEIYASFKEAFGWKFRRNLGEWLPREIIGRGTEIQESPGKMGRVGKYGETSRGTGVQVLFCFQLISSVDLKLTKIDDDSTRLSRKRLGGNLEKFGRMVAPGDYRDGH; encoded by the exons ATGGCGTCGAGCAATGGCCTCGCTTCTCTG GGTGCTGACGGAGCTGTGGCCCCTGCGCATGCGCTGTCTCTCTCTGCCGATGCCTACGAGAATGAC GGCCAGCTGGAGTTGATGTGGGCCATGAAGGCCTACAACCACGCCGAGGTCTACTTCAAC CTAATTTCTTCGGTCGACCCGAAGTTCCTGAAGCTGACAAAGATGGACGACGAGATCTACGCGTCCTTCAAGGAAGCGTTTGGGTGGAAATTccgtagaaatttgggagaatggttgccccgggagattatcgggaggggcactgaaattcaggagtctcctgggaaaatggggagggttggcaagtatggggagACGTCACGTGGCACGGGAGTCCAAGTCCTGTTCTGCTTTCAGCTCATTTCTTCGGTCGACCTGAAGTTAACAAAGATAGATGACGATTCTACGCGTCTTTCAAGGAAACGTttgggtggaaatctggagaaattcggtagaatggttgccccgggagattatcGGGATGGACACTga
- the pbdc1 gene encoding protein PBDC1 isoform X2, protein MASSNGLASLGADGAVAPAHALSLSADAYENDGQLELMWAMKAYNHAEVYFNLISSVDPKFLKLTKMDDEIYSSFKEKFKHLDLKLLNPDDLKSAEAKEKWRPFCNQYEGQVEDFNYGTLLRLDCGKDYTDENTIFTTRIQFFAIEIARNREGFNDAVFSSRSSKS, encoded by the exons ATGGCGTCGAGCAATGGCCTCGCTTCTCTG GGTGCTGACGGAGCTGTGGCCCCTGCGCATGCGCTGTCTCTCTCTGCCGATGCCTACGAGAATGAC GGCCAGCTGGAGTTGATGTGGGCCATGAAGGCCTACAACCACGCCGAGGTCTACTTCAAC CTCATTTCTTCGGTCGACCCGAAGTTCCTGAAGCTGACAAAGATGGACGACGAGATCTACTCGTCCTTCAAGGAAAAGTTCAAGCACCTCGACCTGAAGCTGTTGAACCCCGATGACCTGAAGTCCGCCGAGGCCAAAGAG AAGTGGCGCCCTTTCTGCAACCAATACGAAGGCCAGGTGGAGGACTTCAACTACGGGACTTTGCTGCGCTTGGACTGTGGGAAGGACTACACGGACGAGAACACCATCTTCA CCACCAGAATCCAGTTTTTCGCCATCGAGATCGCCAGAAACCGAGAAGGCTTCAACGACGCCGTGTTCTCGTCGAGGTCGTCCAAGAGTTAG